The Rhizobium sp. WSM4643 genome contains the following window.
GCCGCAGAAAGGGATTGGAGGTCAACAGAATGAACAGCGTGAAGGCGACCGAAATCCAGGCCTGCACGGCAAGCACATTGGCCTTCAGCGTCTCCGGCAGATTGCGGCCGAAGACGGCGACCAGCGCGCTGAACAGCGTCAGGATCAGCAGCCAGAGCATCATCGATCCCTCGTGATTGCCCCAGACGCCAGAGTATTTGTAGATCAGCGGCACCAGCGAATGCGAATTCTCCCAGACGTTTTCGACCGAGAAATCCGAGACGACATGGGCATAGGTCAGCACGGCGAAGGAGAAGGCCACAAGCGCAAACATCGCCAGCGAGCCGACCGTCGCCACATCCATCATCGCCCGGTCGTGACGGCGGGCTCCGATCACCGGCACGATGGAAAGGATGAGCGCCGTGGCCAGTGCCAGCACCAGCGCGTAGTGGCCGATCTCGATGATCATGGCGTCGCCTTCACTTCCTGCGCTTGGCTTTCCTTTCCTGGGCCTTGCTTCCCAGGACCTTCCTGGCCTTGCCCTTCCTTCCACAATCCCTGGGCTTTCAGCCCGTCGGCCACGTCCTTCGGCATATAGGTCTCGTCATGCTTGGCAAGCACGGTGTCGGCGACGAAGATGGTCGTTCCGGCAGTGAACATGCCCTCGGTGACGACGCCCTGGCCCTCGCGGAAGAGATCGGGCAGGATGCCGGTATATTTGACCTTCACGGCGTTGGCGCTGCCGTCGGTCACGGCAAATTCCACCGTCGAGCCGGTGCCGCGCACGACGCTGCCCTCACCGACCAGGCCGCCAAGGCGAATGCGGGTTTCCGGCGCCACCGGCGTCTGGGCGAGATCGGCCGGCATGTAGAAATAAGCGACCGACTGGCTGAAGGCGAACATCACCAGCAGCACGGCGGCGAGGATGAAGCCCATGCCGCCTGCAATCACCGCCAGGCGCTTCTGCTTGCGCGTCATTGCGTCGCTCCCTCCGGGGCTATGCCGAGTTCCCTGGCCAGCGCCAGCAATTGCCTGCCCTGTTCGCCAGGCGGCGGAAAGGCCGCAAGCCCGCGCTTCAGGGCGCCGGAGGCGCGATCCTTGTCGTTCAATACGGCGTAAGAGCGGACGAGCCGCATCCATCCCTCGAAATTGTTCGGATCCTCGCTGAGCTTGGCATCGAGGCTTTCGACCATGCCGCGGATCATCTGCTGCCGGTCGCCGGCGTTCATCGTCTCGGCCGCCGTCACATCCTGCTGCGTGGGATTGCCGGGGGCCGGATTGGCGCCCGAGGCAGCCGGATTGGCGCCCGAGGCAGCTGGATTGGCGCCTGAGGCAGCCGAACCGGCGCCTGCCGGCGCGCCGCCGTTCACGGCGATATGCTGGTTGACCAGCGGTAGCCAGGGCGCATCGGCGGGCGATTGTTTTGCCAGCGCCTCGAAGGCCTGCCGCGCCTCATCGGGCCGCCGCGCCTGCTCCATGCTGAGGGCGATGTAGAAACGGGCGCGCACATTCGCAGGATCGATCTGCAGCAAGTTATTGAGCGCGAGCAGGACATCTTCTCCCACAAGCCCGTTTGAACGAGCCATCAACGCTTCCGAGAGCCCACCCAGACGCGGTACGCTCGGGCCAAGGATACGAAGCGCGGATCGATATGCCTCGACCGCGTCGTCCGCTCGACTCATCTTGAGGAGAACGGGGGCAAGTAGATCCCACCCCCGACCGTCCTGTGGACTGCTGACGAGATGGTCCTGGGTCTTCTTGACAAGGATCGCAAGATCCTCGCCAGGGTCATCAAGTCTGGCCTGCAAAGGTCGCGACTCCAGCTCAGGAGAACCGAGAGAGGCGTAGACTCCGATGCTAATTAGTGGGAGCATCGCAGCGACGGCCAGTCTGACGCGCCTGTGGGAGCGTTGGGGACCGCTAGGCGTCCGTGGCAGATCCATGGACTTGAAGAGCCGTCGTGCTGTTTCCGCATTGGCAAGTTCGTACTCGTTTGCACCAATCTGTTGCGTCGCCAGCTCCCTTTCGAGTTCGTGGAGCTGGTCCCGGTACACGTGGGCGTCCACGCCGACGTTCGAATGACGGGCGCGAATCGACGACAGCGGATGCATTAGGACTCCGGTTGTTGCTGCCGAGACGACCGCGAAAAGTATCCAGATGATCATTGGTCCCGAAGCCATTGCACGGCCGACCGTATGCACGATCGCTACGTGGAACATTGACCCTGATCAACTATCTCACATTTGATGGGCGTGGTGTGAAGACGTATCCGACGCCGCGAACCGTCTGGATCATCGTCGGTTCCTTTGGGTCAACTTCGACTTTTTTCCGAAGGCGGACGATCTGCGCATCTATCGCCCGGTCGAAGGCCTCCAGGCTGCGGCTTCTCGTTAGGTCCATTAGCTTGTCGCGCGACAGCACGCGGCCAGGATTTTGCGCGAAGACCAGAAGCATTTCGAATTCTCCGGTCGTCAAGGAGACGTCCTCTCCCTGCGGAGAAGTTAGCTTCCTTCGACCAACCTGGAGCTTCCAGCCGTCGAACTGGAGGACTTCCTCCTCTGCGTTCGCGGCTCGATCCGTCGGAGGGGTCTGTATGCGCCTCCTTAGTACAGTCCTTAGCCTTGCGAGCAGTTCCCGCAGATGAAACGGCTTTGCAATATAGTCGTCAGCACCAAATTCCAGGCCCACAACCTTGTCGGTCACGTCGTCCTGCCCAGTGAGCATCAGCACCGGAACGTCGGACGTGTTGCGCAACTCCTTCAGCAGTTCGAGGCCGTTCTCTCCATTTGGGAGCACGAGATCGAGAAATATGGCCGAGTAGGACGCCTTGGACAATTCGGCGCGCATGGCGGCGCCATTGCCGACGGCCTTCACCCTGTATCCGTTGTCCTCGAAGTAGCGGACAAGCATCTGTCTGATCCGGGCGTCGTCGTCGACCACCAGAATGCGATCCGGTTCCATGTCCCTCATTCGTCCCGCTGCACTTCTGTTTCAAAACCAGATACCGCAGGATCGGGGACAGCGCTACTGTTCTGGTCACGATAACAGTGCACATCGTAACCGACCGAACGCGAGCGCGTCTCTTCCGAGCAGCACGTCGTCGCAGTCCCGCAGGTCTCGTCCGTCGCGCATCGTGGTTAGCGCTCTCGGGGGGGGGGCCGCTGAAGAGGACTTCTAGCAAGCTTCCCTTAGCTGGGCCACGCTGCCGATACAGACCGTCCGGCCCCTCACGTCCACTCCCGCACCGGAAAGAGCTGCAAAGGCGCGCGACAGCGCCTCGGGAGCGAGGCCGAGTTTTCCGGCAAGAACTCTTTTCTGATAAGGCAGTCGGAACGTCGCCTGGGACGCGGAGTTGGGGCAGCGGCTCACGAAGTAGTTGGCAACGCGCTGGGCAGCGGTGTGCAGGCGGTCTCCCGCGATGCAGTCCAACGAGCCCAGCAGATGCCTGGCCATGATCCGCATGACGTTGCGCTGGATGCCGCCGTGTTCGGCGGCAAGTGCACGAAGGCCGGGCAGATCGAACTGCGCAAGCTCCACGGGGGCCGCGGCCCAAGCCCCATGCGCGTAGGCGTCCCCCATGGGAACCAGATATTCCCCAAAGCAGTCTCCGGGCTCACAGATGCAGACGTCGGCCTCGCGCCCGCCAGCCTCGGCCTTGGTCAACCGGACCACGCCAGACAGAACGCAAAACACGTGGGACGCTCGCTGTCCTTCGGCCACTATTCGTTCGTTGACCGCGACTGCCCGCAGACCCACCAACTCCAGCATGCTTCGGCATACTTTCTCATCGAGTCCTTCGAAGAGCTCTGACCGCAGTACTATCTCATCATCTAAGGACATCGTCGTCCCCCCTTTAACGGCCTACGACTTAGGCGGATCGTATTCATCGTCAGCGAGCACCCGCCAGGCGGCTCCCTGAAGATCGTCATACTGACCGCTCCGAAGAGACCAAAGAAATGCCGCAAGTCCGGCGCCGCCCATGAGGAGCGCTATCGGAATAAGAAAGATCAGCATGTTCATGCTACTTTGACCTCCCCGCCCCTCGCGGCTGGCCGCGAAGCATCTATGACAGGAGATCGCTTGGAGCCTGCGTTGAGCCTGAGAGCGTTGGTAACGACGATGATCGATGAAGTGGACATCGCCACTGCTGCGATCAGGGGCGTGGCAAGTCCCGCCATCGCGATCGGGACGGCCAGCACGTTGTAGCCGATCGCCAGCGCAAAGTTCTGACGTATGAGGGCAGCCGATCGCTTCGCCACAGCGATCGCCTGGGGGACGGCGTCCAGCCGTTCGTTGAAGAATACCAGATCGGCGGCCTGCCGGCCGATGTCGGAAGCCGTGGCAGGCGCCATGGAGACATGGGCGGCAGCCAGCGCCGGCGCGTCGTTGATGCCATCTCCCACCATCAGGACGCGATGGCCGGCGTCGCCGATCTTCTGGCACTCGTCGACCTTCTGTTTCGGAGTAAGCGCTCCCATCGCCCGACCGACGCCGAGCGCATGCGCCGCACTGTCTACTACGCTCTGACGATCTCCTGAAACGATCAATGTTCCAAATCCGCTGGATTCGAGTTCTTTGATAACGTCCTGCGCGCCAGCTCGGAGCGCGTCCTCGAAGAAAAAGCGCGCAAGCGCTTCTCCGTTCCTGGAAAGGATGACTTCGGAGAGCGGGCTGTCGGCCGTCGACGGAGCCGGATCTGCGCCGCACGCGAACGCCGCGCTCCCCAGCCTATAGGTCTCCTCGCCACGCATGCCTTCGAGCCCGCCGCCGGGAATTTCGCTGACGCGATCAAACGGAACCGCGACGTGGCTGGCGCTCTGGGCCAACGTCTGGGACAGTGGGTGCCTGGAGTGGACGGCTAGTCCCACCGCTTTCCCGAGATCGGCCTCATGCGCGGCCTCGAGCCTGACCAGCCTTGGACGACCGATGGTCAGCGTTCCCGTCTTGTCGAAGGCGACCGTGTCGATCTCTGCAAGCCTTTCGAGCGCCGAGCCGTCCTTCACCATGATACCCCTGCGGAAAAGCTCGCCAGCCGCCACGACTTGAACGACTGGAACCGCAAGACCCAGCGCGCATGGGCACGTAATAATAAGCACGGCCACCGCGACCAGCATCGCATGCTTCCAATCGCCGTCGATCAGGCCCCAGGCAAGAAACGAGGCAAGTGCAAGAAGATGGACGACCGGGGAATACAGCGCGGCGGCGCGATCGGCGATACGCCGGTAGCGCGCCCTTCCGCCCTCCGCAGCCTCCATGAGGCTGATGATTTCGGCCAACAGGGAGTCCTTCGCGAGCTTGGTAGCGCGGACCACGAGAGCGCCCGTCAGGTTCATGGCGCCGGAGCTGACCCCGACGCCGACGCCTACGGAGACAGGGGCGCTTTCACCGGTAACGATCGCAAGGTCGAGGTCGCTTTCGCCGACCGCGACGGTTCCATCCACCGGAATTCGTTCGCCGGCCGCGACCGCGATCTCATCTCCCACGACGATCTCGTCAAGCGGAACGTAACGGCGCGATCCGTTGGACGACAGGAGCAGCGCACCGCGCGGCGCAAGTCGCGCCAGGCCGTTGATGGCAGCACGGGCTTTTTCGCGCATCACATGGTCGAGCGTCCTGCCGATAAGAAGGAAGAACAACAAGGAGACGGTCGCGTCGAACCAGGCGTGTTCGCCATGATGCGCAGTCTCCCAGAGCGAAACCGCGTAGGAAAGGGTCACGGCCAACGATATCGGCACGTCCATGTTCGTGCGGCCGTGCTTCAACGCGTGCCACGCCGACCGGAAGAAGAACCGCCCCGCGTAAACTAGCGCGGGCGCGGCAATCAGCGCCGAGATCCAGTGGAACATGTCCCTCGTCGCAGCGTCGGCGCCGGACCAGACGGAGACGGACAGAAGCATGATATTGGTGGCTGCAAAGCCGGATACTCCGACTGCCAGGAGAAGCTGGTTCCTTGTCTTGTCGGTCTCGAGCGCCACTGGCGTGAACAGATGCGCACGGTATCCCGCGGCATTGATCGCAGCGATGATACCCGTCGGATCGGTGGCCCCTTCAACGGTTTCTTCAGCGTACACGCAGGTGACGCGCCGCGACGTGAGGTTCACTCTGGCTTTCCGGACGTATGGGAGCGCTGAAACGGCCTTTTCCAAGGTCGATATGCAGCTCCCGCAGTGGACGTCCGGAACGCTCAGGTCGAGCTGCCGGAGTCCTTCGCCCAAGGAATGGCTCACTAGCGCGATTTCCTCGGCGCTGATGAACGTCGTGCTTATCGCGAGAACCCCTTCGGCATCCATCGTGCAGCATGTCATTCGCCGAATCCCGCGGTATCGAGACGGGAGGCCTCGTGCATGACGACTTTGCCTTCCCTGCGCGAGACGACCTCCACGATCCAGTCGCCCGAGCCGACACGGTGCCGGGACTCAAACTGTCCGTCGGCGACTTTCGTGAACGAAATGTGGAAATCTTCGTGATCGCCGACGGGGCGTTTGAAGTTTGCAGTCACGTCGTCGACGATGACAGGAGATCCGTCACGGTTACGGATGTCGTAGTGGATTCGGCCGCCATCGAGCGACAGGCTTCCGATGATTCCGGACGCCGCCATCGCCTTCATATCTGCCGCCTTGCGGTTGAACTCCTGGCTGGCGACATAGGTGTTTTCGACGACCAGACCGCTCCAGCTCGACGAGGCGAACCAGGCCATGATCACGTTGACGCCGATCACCACCGCGAAGAACGAGCACGTGGCGATCAGCATGTGCCTCCCTGTGAATCCTTGACTGGCAGTCGTCATCTGGCATCTCCTGGTGAGTTGAACGCGGCTCGATATGTTGCTCTGTCGGCGTGGGCGGCGTCCTCGATGGCAAAGAGGAACTCGGCGACCGCGGCAGCCGACGGTTTGCTCGTCACAAACACTTTCACGGTGGTCGCAACATCCGGCGCCGCTTCGATGGTGAAAGCTCGGGCGTCTTCTTTGCCGAGCTCGGGAATGCGCATGGTAGCGCCCTCGTCGAGGCCTAGAAGGCTCAGCTCGATCTTGCGTGGAGCCGGCACCATGTTGAGTATTCGCAGCGTGTAGCCGTTGCGGATCGAGCCGTCGCTCTCCATGACGTACTGCGGATTGCGATCGTGGACCACGTTCAGTTCAAGTCCCTCACGCATTGCGAGGTGGACGACCATCGCGACGCCGATCAAAAGCCAGACAGACGCGTAAAACAGCACGCGTGGGCGGAATATGATCCGCCAATCGAAATGTTTGATCGTTTCGATAAACGAGCCATCAGCATTGCGGACCTTCGCGGGCTGCACCGAGGTCCTTCCGCCGTCCGTCGCGATGGCCATGTTGGCGGCGTATTCGCTGAGCGTCGCGTAGGCTATCAGCCCACGAGGCTTCCCGAGCTTGTCCATGACCCCATCGCAGGCGTCGATACACAAAGCGCAGGTGATGCATTCCATCTGCTGACCGTCGCGGATGTCGATGCCCATGGGGCAGACGGCCACACACGCATTGCAGTCGACGCAATCGCCGACGGGCTGTCCGGCAGCCAATGCCTTCTTCGGGTGACGTGAGCGAGCCTCGCCGCGCCAATCGTTGTAGGTGACGACCAAGGAATTTTCGTCGAGCATGGCCCCCTGGATTCGCGGCCAGGGGCACATGTAGGTACAGACCTGTTCGCGCATGAGCCCGCCAAGCACGTAGGTGGTGGCGGTAAGTGTGGCGACGGTCGCGTAGGCGACAACCGGCGCCTTTCCGGTGAAAAAGGAGACGAGGAGCGTGGGCGCATCGGCGAAATAGAAGATCCACGCCCCCCCGGTCGCGAGGCCGATGATCAGCCATATCGTGTGCTTGGCGACACGTTTCTTCGCCTTGTCGAAATTCCACGGCCCGGCGTCGAGCTTCATGCGGGCGTTTCGGTCCCCCTCGATCGCGCGCTCGACGACAAGGAAAAGATCGACCCACACCGTCTGCGGACATGCATATCCACACCAGGCCCGCCCGACGGCGGACGTGACCAGGAAGAGACCGAACCCCGCCATGACCAGCAGGCCTGCGACGTAGTAGAATTCCTGAGGCCAGATCTCGATGAAGAAGAAGAAAAATCTGCGTGAGGCCAGATCGATCAGGATAGCCTGATCCGGTGCGTAAGGCCCCCGGTCCCAGCGAATCCAGGGAGCCAAATAATAGATCCCCAGCGTGATCAGCATCACGATCCACTTGAACCGCCGGAAACGGCCCTCGGCACGCTTCGGAAACACCTTCTTTCGCGGAGCGTAGAGGGGTTCATTTTTATGGCGGTTGTTTACGGGTTCAACGTCGATCCGTTCGACCGGCGTGGGATCTGGTGCTGTGTAGAGGTCCATTGCGCTCTGTCCGATTTTCCCTGTCTTCTCAGCTTTGGGAGGACCCGTCCTTGATCCAGGTCAAGGACGACAACTGCTCAAAAAAGTGGGCCGCACTCCGGACAGGGAAACGCGGCCAAAAAGACTAGATGCCGGCTGGTAGCAGCCCGCCGCAATCGGCTCCTTTGAGAGATGGAGCTTAGGAATGGCCACGCCTCGGAAGAGAAGGCGTGGCCTGGAGGAACTGCGGGGGAGAGACCGCCTGGACGTCCTCGAGAGGTTCCTACCTGCTTGTCGGCTTCTGTTCTTTTAGCCCGATCAAACTGATCATCGAATTCCCCATCTTTTCCGCATCCCCTTTTCGGGATCGGGTGTGACGGGCTTTGCGCGCACGGAAACTCGCGAGTGTACGACCGCGCGGGGGATTCCATAAAGGGCGAGCAAGGGGTCGTGGTCGTGCGTGGTCATGTTGATCTCCTTCAGGTTCCACCGCCAAGCGAATGGACAAAAATGGTAAGCTCCTTGACCGTCGTCTCACCCAGGCGCGCTGCCCAGGCAGGCATTACGCCATGTTTGGGAGAGGCGACCTGTCGAACGATCGCATCTTCGCCGCGCGCCTTCAGCCAGATTGCGTCGGCGAGGTCCGGCGCACCCATTTCCGCCTTTCCTTTGGCATTCTCGCCGTGACATGCGGCGCAGTTGTCGAGGAAGATCTGTTTTCCCGCCTCTGCGAGAGCGGGGTCCGAGGGCGTATTGCTCAGCCCCCACACATAGGCGGCGACCTGCCGCATCTGGACAGGCTCCAGAACGTCGCCAAAGGCCGGCATCTCGGAAGCGTGGGTTTCGGCATCCGAGTCGAAGCGGATCCCATGGGCGATCGTGGTCTGGATGGCATCCAGATCTCCGCCCCACAGCCACTCGTCATCGTTGAGGTTCGGAAAGCCCGGACCGCCGCTCGCCCCCGAGCCGTGACAGGGCGCGCAGTTCACCTTGAACGCGGACGCGCCGCCGGCGCTCGCAAATTCACGAAGAGCAGGATCCGCGTCGATCTCCTGCACCGTTTTGGCAGCGATCAGATCATGGAACTTCGTCTGGGATGCCTTGGCGAGATCAAGCTCCTGCTGCAGTTCGGCGCGAGTTGAGTAGCCGAGATAGCCCTTCGTGGCGGAAGTGATCATCGGGATGGCTGGATAGGCGATCGCGTAGCCGATCGCCCATAGAATGCAGACATAGAACGTCCAGACCCACCATCTCGGCATCGGATTGTTGAGCTCGCGGATACCATCCCATTCATGACCGGTAGTCTCGACGCCGCTGATTTCATCGATATGCTTGTCCGACATCTCAGTCATCCTTCAGGGGAATATCGGCTGCCTCCGCCGCCGTCTGCTTGCTGCCGGGGCGAAGGGTGTAGACGACGGCGCCTACGAAGAACGCGGCCATTGCCAGCAGGCCCCAACTGTCGGCGAAGTGCCGCATCGCTGTGTACGTTTCCATTGCATCGCCTCATCGATAGCCGGTTGCGTCGTCGTAGGTCGAAAAGTCGACCAACGTCCCAAGCATCTGCAGGTAGGAGACGAGTGCGTCCATCTCCGTGAGCGTCTGCGGATCGCCGTCGAAGTCGCCGGTCTTGGCCTTCGGATAGCGCTCTAGCAGCGCCGTGGTGTCGGCGTTCGGATCGGCCTGCATCTTCATGTCGGCTTCGGCATTGGCCATCATGTCGTCGGTATAGGGAACGCCGACGTCCTCGTTGGCCTTGAGGTCCATGCCAATATCCGTGACCGAAAGCTCCTTCGACTTGAGGAACTCATACTTCGGCATGATGGATTCAGGCACCACGGCCCGCGGATCGGAAAGATGCTGGACGTGCCACTCGTTCGAATAGCGGCCGCCGACGCGCGCAAGGTCCGGCCCGGTTCGCTTCGAACCCCATTGGAATGGGTGGTCGTACATCGATTCCGCAGCCAGAGAGTAATGACCGTAACGTTCCACCTCGTCGCGGAACGGCCTTATCATCTGGCTGTGGCAGAGATAGCAGCCTTCGCGAATGTAAATGTTTCTGCCGGCCAGCTCGAGTGGCGTATAGGGACGCATCCCCTCCACCTTTTCAATCGTATTCTGCAGGTAGAACAGCGGTGCGATTTCGACGATGCCGCCGATGCTGACGACGAGCAGCGAGCCGACGAGAAGAAGCGTTGCGTTCTTCTCGAGGATCTTATGTTTATCAAGTATCGATGCCATTTTTTCACCTCACTCGGCAGGCTGTGCCTGGGGCACGTATGCGGTCGGAATGGCTGCCTCGTCGCGGAGATGGCCGCGGACCGTCATGAAGACGTTCCATGCCATCACCAGGCCGCCGGCCAGATACAGGCCGCCCCCGACGACGCGGAGCACGTAGTATGGGAACATCGCGGCCACGGTCTCGGCGAACGAGTAGACGAGGAAGCCCTGCGAATTGTACTCGCGCCACATAAGGCCCTGCTGGATCCCGGCCACCCAGAGCACGGCGGCGTAGATGACGATGCCGAGTGTAGCGAGCCAGAAGTGCCAGTTGACCATCCGCAGACTGTAGAGACGTTCACGTCCCCAGAGCTTGGGCGTCAGGTAGTAGATTGCACCAAAGGTGATCATGCCGACCCAGCCGAGGGCTCCCGAATGCACGTGGCCGATCGTCCATTCTGTATAGTGGCTCAGCGAGTTGACGGTCTTTATCGACATCATCGGGCCCTCGAAAGTCGACATGCCATAAAAGGCGATGGCGACGATCATCATGCGGATGATAGGATCGGTCCGAACCTTGTCCCAGGCCCCGGAAAGGGTCATGAGGCCGTTGATCATGCCGCCCCAGGAAGGCATCCAGAGCATGACCGAGAAGACCATGCCGAGCGTCTGCGCCCAGTCTGGAAGCGCCGTATAGTGCAGATGATGCGGACCCGCCCATATGTACATGAAGATCAACGCCCAGAAATGGATGATCGACAGCCGGTAGGAATAGACCGGGCGGTTCGCCTGCTTGGGCACGAAGTAGTACATCATGCCCAGGAAGCCCGCGGTAAGGAAGAAGCCGACCGCATTGTGGCCGTACCACCACTGTGTCAGCGCGTCCTGAACGCCGGAGAAGACCGAGTAGCTCTTCGAGCCGAGGAAGGACACCGGAACGGCAAGGTTGTTC
Protein-coding sequences here:
- the ccmE gene encoding cytochrome c maturation protein CcmE → MTRKQKRLAVIAGGMGFILAAVLLVMFAFSQSVAYFYMPADLAQTPVAPETRIRLGGLVGEGSVVRGTGSTVEFAVTDGSANAVKVKYTGILPDLFREGQGVVTEGMFTAGTTIFVADTVLAKHDETYMPKDVADGLKAQGLWKEGQGQEGPGKQGPGKESQAQEVKATP
- the ccmI gene encoding c-type cytochrome biogenesis protein CcmI is translated as MIIWILFAVVSAATTGVLMHPLSSIRARHSNVGVDAHVYRDQLHELERELATQQIGANEYELANAETARRLFKSMDLPRTPSGPQRSHRRVRLAVAAMLPLISIGVYASLGSPELESRPLQARLDDPGEDLAILVKKTQDHLVSSPQDGRGWDLLAPVLLKMSRADDAVEAYRSALRILGPSVPRLGGLSEALMARSNGLVGEDVLLALNNLLQIDPANVRARFYIALSMEQARRPDEARQAFEALAKQSPADAPWLPLVNQHIAVNGGAPAGAGSAASGANPAASGANPAASGANPAPGNPTQQDVTAAETMNAGDRQQMIRGMVESLDAKLSEDPNNFEGWMRLVRSYAVLNDKDRASGALKRGLAAFPPPGEQGRQLLALARELGIAPEGATQ
- a CDS encoding response regulator, encoding MEPDRILVVDDDARIRQMLVRYFEDNGYRVKAVGNGAAMRAELSKASYSAIFLDLVLPNGENGLELLKELRNTSDVPVLMLTGQDDVTDKVVGLEFGADDYIAKPFHLRELLARLRTVLRRRIQTPPTDRAANAEEEVLQFDGWKLQVGRRKLTSPQGEDVSLTTGEFEMLLVFAQNPGRVLSRDKLMDLTRSRSLEAFDRAIDAQIVRLRKKVEVDPKEPTMIQTVRGVGYVFTPRPSNVR
- a CDS encoding Crp/Fnr family transcriptional regulator; the protein is MSLDDEIVLRSELFEGLDEKVCRSMLELVGLRAVAVNERIVAEGQRASHVFCVLSGVVRLTKAEAGGREADVCICEPGDCFGEYLVPMGDAYAHGAWAAAPVELAQFDLPGLRALAAEHGGIQRNVMRIMARHLLGSLDCIAGDRLHTAAQRVANYFVSRCPNSASQATFRLPYQKRVLAGKLGLAPEALSRAFAALSGAGVDVRGRTVCIGSVAQLREAC
- the ccoS gene encoding cbb3-type cytochrome oxidase assembly protein CcoS, translated to MNMLIFLIPIALLMGGAGLAAFLWSLRSGQYDDLQGAAWRVLADDEYDPPKS
- a CDS encoding cation-translocating P-type ATPase encodes the protein MTCCTMDAEGVLAISTTFISAEEIALVSHSLGEGLRQLDLSVPDVHCGSCISTLEKAVSALPYVRKARVNLTSRRVTCVYAEETVEGATDPTGIIAAINAAGYRAHLFTPVALETDKTRNQLLLAVGVSGFAATNIMLLSVSVWSGADAATRDMFHWISALIAAPALVYAGRFFFRSAWHALKHGRTNMDVPISLAVTLSYAVSLWETAHHGEHAWFDATVSLLFFLLIGRTLDHVMREKARAAINGLARLAPRGALLLSSNGSRRYVPLDEIVVGDEIAVAAGERIPVDGTVAVGESDLDLAIVTGESAPVSVGVGVGVSSGAMNLTGALVVRATKLAKDSLLAEIISLMEAAEGGRARYRRIADRAAALYSPVVHLLALASFLAWGLIDGDWKHAMLVAVAVLIITCPCALGLAVPVVQVVAAGELFRRGIMVKDGSALERLAEIDTVAFDKTGTLTIGRPRLVRLEAAHEADLGKAVGLAVHSRHPLSQTLAQSASHVAVPFDRVSEIPGGGLEGMRGEETYRLGSAAFACGADPAPSTADSPLSEVILSRNGEALARFFFEDALRAGAQDVIKELESSGFGTLIVSGDRQSVVDSAAHALGVGRAMGALTPKQKVDECQKIGDAGHRVLMVGDGINDAPALAAAHVSMAPATASDIGRQAADLVFFNERLDAVPQAIAVAKRSAALIRQNFALAIGYNVLAVPIAMAGLATPLIAAVAMSTSSIIVVTNALRLNAGSKRSPVIDASRPAARGGEVKVA
- a CDS encoding FixH family protein; this encodes MTTASQGFTGRHMLIATCSFFAVVIGVNVIMAWFASSSWSGLVVENTYVASQEFNRKAADMKAMAASGIIGSLSLDGGRIHYDIRNRDGSPVIVDDVTANFKRPVGDHEDFHISFTKVADGQFESRHRVGSGDWIVEVVSRREGKVVMHEASRLDTAGFGE
- the ccoG gene encoding cytochrome c oxidase accessory protein CcoG is translated as MDLYTAPDPTPVERIDVEPVNNRHKNEPLYAPRKKVFPKRAEGRFRRFKWIVMLITLGIYYLAPWIRWDRGPYAPDQAILIDLASRRFFFFFIEIWPQEFYYVAGLLVMAGFGLFLVTSAVGRAWCGYACPQTVWVDLFLVVERAIEGDRNARMKLDAGPWNFDKAKKRVAKHTIWLIIGLATGGAWIFYFADAPTLLVSFFTGKAPVVAYATVATLTATTYVLGGLMREQVCTYMCPWPRIQGAMLDENSLVVTYNDWRGEARSRHPKKALAAGQPVGDCVDCNACVAVCPMGIDIRDGQQMECITCALCIDACDGVMDKLGKPRGLIAYATLSEYAANMAIATDGGRTSVQPAKVRNADGSFIETIKHFDWRIIFRPRVLFYASVWLLIGVAMVVHLAMREGLELNVVHDRNPQYVMESDGSIRNGYTLRILNMVPAPRKIELSLLGLDEGATMRIPELGKEDARAFTIEAAPDVATTVKVFVTSKPSAAAVAEFLFAIEDAAHADRATYRAAFNSPGDAR
- the ccoP gene encoding cytochrome-c oxidase, cbb3-type subunit III translates to MSDKHIDEISGVETTGHEWDGIRELNNPMPRWWVWTFYVCILWAIGYAIAYPAIPMITSATKGYLGYSTRAELQQELDLAKASQTKFHDLIAAKTVQEIDADPALREFASAGGASAFKVNCAPCHGSGASGGPGFPNLNDDEWLWGGDLDAIQTTIAHGIRFDSDAETHASEMPAFGDVLEPVQMRQVAAYVWGLSNTPSDPALAEAGKQIFLDNCAACHGENAKGKAEMGAPDLADAIWLKARGEDAIVRQVASPKHGVMPAWAARLGETTVKELTIFVHSLGGGT
- a CDS encoding CcoQ/FixQ family Cbb3-type cytochrome c oxidase assembly chaperone, with the translated sequence METYTAMRHFADSWGLLAMAAFFVGAVVYTLRPGSKQTAAEAADIPLKDD
- the ccoO gene encoding cytochrome-c oxidase, cbb3-type subunit II, whose translation is MASILDKHKILEKNATLLLVGSLLVVSIGGIVEIAPLFYLQNTIEKVEGMRPYTPLELAGRNIYIREGCYLCHSQMIRPFRDEVERYGHYSLAAESMYDHPFQWGSKRTGPDLARVGGRYSNEWHVQHLSDPRAVVPESIMPKYEFLKSKELSVTDIGMDLKANEDVGVPYTDDMMANAEADMKMQADPNADTTALLERYPKAKTGDFDGDPQTLTEMDALVSYLQMLGTLVDFSTYDDATGYR
- the ccoN gene encoding cytochrome-c oxidase, cbb3-type subunit I, producing MNYTTETAVVAVAAFLALLGAAFAHDHLFSVHMGILCFCLSVGTLLLVRNVDFSPAGRQQKVDTSGYFDEVIRYGLIATVFWGVIGFLVGVVVAAQLAFPDLNLAPYLNFGRLRPVHTSAVIFAFGGNALIMTSFYVVQRTCHARLFGGSLAWFVFWGYQLFIVMAATGYVLGINQAREYAEPEWYVDIWLTIVWVAYLAVYLGTILKRREPHIYVANWFYLGFIVTIAMLHVVNNLAVPVSFLGSKSYSVFSGVQDALTQWWYGHNAVGFFLTAGFLGMMYYFVPKQANRPVYSYRLSIIHFWALIFMYIWAGPHHLHYTALPDWAQTLGMVFSVMLWMPSWGGMINGLMTLSGAWDKVRTDPIIRMMIVAIAFYGMSTFEGPMMSIKTVNSLSHYTEWTIGHVHSGALGWVGMITFGAIYYLTPKLWGRERLYSLRMVNWHFWLATLGIVIYAAVLWVAGIQQGLMWREYNSQGFLVYSFAETVAAMFPYYVLRVVGGGLYLAGGLVMAWNVFMTVRGHLRDEAAIPTAYVPQAQPAE